The following proteins come from a genomic window of Candidatus Bathyarchaeota archaeon:
- the pth2 gene encoding peptidyl-tRNA hydrolase Pth2, with product MSFKYKQVIVVRSDLKMSKGKIAVQVAHAAVSAAEKARNMNEKEWQEWIQEGQKKVVVKVKSLEELLKLMKESEKAGLPTVLIEDKGLTEIPPGTITCLGIGPALSEKIDKITGNLPLL from the coding sequence ATGAGCTTTAAATATAAACAAGTAATTGTCGTAAGATCTGATTTAAAAATGAGTAAAGGGAAAATAGCGGTTCAAGTAGCTCATGCAGCTGTTTCAGCTGCAGAAAAAGCTAGAAACATGAATGAAAAAGAATGGCAAGAATGGATTCAAGAAGGACAAAAAAAAGTTGTTGTAAAGGTTAAATCTTTAGAGGAATTATTAAAGTTGATGAAGGAAAGCGAAAAAGCGGGTTTACCAACAGTTTTAATTGAAGATAAAGGGTTAACAGAGATTCCTCCAGGTACAATAACTTGTTTAGGTATAGGCCCTGCATTAAGCGAGAAAATAGATAAAATAACTGGAAATTTACCTTTACTTTAA
- the truD gene encoding tRNA pseudouridine(13) synthase TruD yields the protein MENIEENFGIRIFLTSSKGLGGRIKVYPEDFIVEEQLVNGLIAHVNSSFYQFHKENENKGKYQLCTVIKKGLDTLAALKYISKAFKINEKKISIAGLKDAKALTAQFITIKGLKLKKPKMLLNGKIKIFPIKMINEPLNSSFLLGNNFTITIRDIKLTSKEAKEAIENTLKEVNEVGGVPNFFGHQRFGTIRPITHIVGKYIVKRDFEKAVLTYLCSSSFYEKPEIKSIRDELLTTLNFKKALKAFPTRLEYERIMLKHLINHPNDYIGALKRLPSRLRLLFVNAYQSFLFNEVLSRRVLAKLPLNKALEGDWVFEDSTLAKASKDNLKELNKKIDEGKAVLALPVFGYQTKLSNGVQGEIERDILRSECITLKSFYIGPMPEVSSAGGFRAALAKVKNISFNIIKEKDVGLKFFLEKSCYATVFLREIMKPKNLLEAGF from the coding sequence ATGGAAAATATAGAGGAAAATTTTGGAATTCGAATTTTTTTAACTTCAAGTAAAGGTTTAGGTGGAAGAATCAAAGTTTACCCAGAAGATTTTATTGTTGAAGAGCAACTCGTTAATGGTTTAATCGCACATGTAAATTCTTCTTTTTATCAATTTCATAAAGAAAACGAAAATAAAGGCAAGTATCAACTTTGCACAGTAATTAAAAAAGGTTTAGACACTTTAGCAGCTTTAAAATATATTTCGAAAGCATTTAAAATAAACGAGAAAAAAATAAGCATAGCAGGATTAAAAGATGCTAAAGCTTTAACAGCTCAATTTATAACTATTAAGGGATTAAAACTTAAGAAACCTAAAATGTTGCTTAATGGCAAAATAAAAATTTTTCCAATAAAAATGATTAATGAACCTTTAAATTCAAGTTTCCTTTTAGGAAATAATTTTACAATAACGATTCGCGATATAAAATTAACAAGCAAAGAAGCTAAAGAAGCTATTGAGAACACCTTAAAAGAAGTTAACGAAGTGGGTGGAGTCCCAAATTTTTTTGGTCATCAAAGGTTTGGAACGATTAGACCTATAACTCATATAGTTGGAAAATACATTGTTAAAAGAGATTTTGAAAAAGCAGTGTTAACTTATTTATGTTCATCAAGTTTTTATGAGAAGCCTGAAATTAAAAGTATTAGAGATGAACTTTTAACTACATTAAACTTTAAAAAAGCGTTAAAAGCTTTTCCAACTCGCTTAGAATATGAAAGAATTATGCTTAAACATTTAATTAATCACCCTAACGATTATATTGGAGCTTTAAAACGTTTACCTTCAAGATTAAGACTTTTATTCGTTAATGCTTACCAATCTTTTTTATTTAATGAAGTATTAAGTAGAAGAGTTTTAGCTAAGCTTCCTCTTAATAAAGCTTTAGAAGGAGATTGGGTTTTTGAAGATTCAACACTTGCTAAAGCTTCAAAAGACAATTTAAAAGAGTTAAATAAGAAGATAGATGAGGGGAAAGCTGTTTTAGCTTTACCTGTTTTCGGTTATCAAACTAAACTTTCTAATGGAGTCCAAGGCGAAATAGAAAGGGACATTTTAAGAAGTGAATGCATAACCTTAAAAAGTTTCTATATTGGACCTATGCCTGAAGTTAGTAGCGCTGGAGGTTTTAGAGCAGCTTTAGCTAAAGTCAAAAACATTTCTTTTAATATTATTAAGGAAAAGGATGTTGGTTTAAAGTTTTTTCTAGAGAAAAGCTGTTATGCAACTGTTTTTTTAAGAGAGATAATGAAACCTAAAAATTTGCTTGAAGCTGGATTTTGA
- a CDS encoding exosome complex protein Rrp42: protein MSSTPNLAPITKIEKKNLMELLVNGKRIDGRGLTDYRPFTIEKNVIEKANGSAQIKLGKTKVMVGIKVETGEPFSDTPDEGVLMVNAELVPLASPTFEPGPPDENAIELARVVDRGLRESKALDLKKLCIKEGEKVFIVFVDIYVLDYDGNLIDASAIAALTALLTAKIRNYEVKNGELIYKDDFIPLPIQNYPIPVTFAKINNTLLVDPSIEEERIMDARLTLTIDKNNQLCAIQKGGLKELTLNEIDKAINIAIEKSSEIRNKILEASNWGEQKR, encoded by the coding sequence ATGTCTTCAACTCCAAATTTAGCTCCTATAACTAAAATTGAAAAGAAAAATTTAATGGAGCTTTTAGTTAATGGTAAAAGAATTGATGGACGAGGATTAACAGATTATAGACCATTTACAATAGAGAAAAACGTTATAGAAAAAGCTAATGGTTCAGCTCAAATAAAGCTTGGTAAAACAAAAGTTATGGTTGGTATTAAAGTTGAAACAGGTGAGCCATTCTCTGATACACCTGATGAAGGAGTTTTAATGGTTAATGCCGAGCTTGTTCCTTTAGCTTCACCAACTTTCGAGCCTGGGCCTCCAGATGAAAACGCTATAGAGTTAGCTAGAGTTGTTGATAGAGGCCTTAGAGAATCTAAAGCTTTAGATTTAAAAAAGCTTTGCATTAAAGAAGGAGAAAAAGTATTTATTGTTTTCGTTGATATTTACGTTTTAGATTATGATGGAAACCTGATCGATGCTTCAGCTATAGCTGCTTTAACAGCTTTATTAACAGCGAAAATTAGAAATTACGAAGTTAAAAATGGTGAATTAATTTATAAAGATGATTTTATTCCTCTACCAATTCAAAACTATCCTATACCTGTTACTTTCGCTAAAATAAACAATACACTTTTAGTTGATCCATCAATAGAGGAAGAAAGGATAATGGATGCTAGATTAACTTTAACTATAGATAAGAATAATCAATTATGCGCTATTCAAAAAGGTGGTTTAAAAGAGTTAACTTTAAATGAAATTGATAAAGCCATTAATATAGCTATTGAAAAATCCTCAGAAATTAGGAATAAAATTTTGGAGGCTTCAAATTGGGGAGAACAAAAAAGATAG
- a CDS encoding Rpp14/Pop5 family protein, which yields MPIKRESFRYLLLKVIYRNNIELTKEKLQSMLLNSILTLFGEIGLVESKFKLVIFNQEKNLAIVKCAKNFLNNFRAATALINNLNGVEASIFIVKVSGTIKGVKKFLPFNKVKHN from the coding sequence ATGCCTATAAAAAGAGAAAGCTTTAGATATCTTTTGCTAAAAGTAATCTATAGAAATAATATTGAGTTAACTAAAGAAAAACTTCAATCAATGCTACTTAACTCTATTTTAACACTTTTTGGTGAAATAGGATTAGTTGAAAGCAAATTTAAATTAGTAATTTTTAATCAAGAAAAAAACCTTGCAATAGTTAAATGTGCTAAAAACTTTTTAAACAATTTTAGAGCTGCAACAGCTTTAATAAATAACCTAAATGGTGTAGAAGCATCAATTTTTATAGTTAAAGTTTCAGGAACAATTAAAGGAGTTAAAAAATTTTTACCTTTTAATAAGGTAAAGCATAATTAA
- a CDS encoding 50S ribosomal protein L37ae, whose amino-acid sequence MGRTKKIGLGASFGARYGTLARKRYVEIVSQMRLKHRCPSCHKRAVKRESVGIWICKKCGFKFAGGAYTPTTKLGETAERSTVKVTPFEGLIVKPVKETKTTKRKRKKKTEETETKEAEPEEET is encoded by the coding sequence TTGGGGAGAACAAAAAAGATAGGTTTAGGCGCAAGTTTTGGAGCTAGATACGGTACTTTAGCTAGAAAAAGATACGTTGAAATAGTATCTCAAATGCGTCTTAAACATAGATGTCCTAGTTGCCATAAAAGAGCTGTTAAAAGAGAAAGCGTTGGAATATGGATTTGTAAAAAATGTGGATTCAAGTTTGCTGGAGGCGCTTATACACCAACAACTAAACTTGGCGAAACAGCTGAAAGATCAACAGTTAAAGTTACTCCTTTTGAAGGATTAATTGTTAAACCTGTTAAAGAAACAAAAACAACTAAGAGAAAAAGAAAAAAGAAAACTGAGGAAACTGAAACTAAAGAAGCTGAACCTGAAGAAGAAACTTAG
- a CDS encoding ribosome assembly factor SBDS — MSEKYTTARITINGERFEILVKPDPALEFKLGKQISLSQILAIDEIYSDAGKGTRASTEKLKQCFGTLDTAKIVEKILKEGELQLTTEQRRKLIEEKRKQIIAFISRNCIDPRTGAPHPPLRIEQALTQIKPSIDPFKSAEEQAKDIIEKLKQILPIKIEKMKVSVKIPPKYAAKAYGSIKSFGNILKEEWQSDGSWSGVIEMPAGLYGPFIEKIGKLTQGTVQANIVK, encoded by the coding sequence ATGAGTGAAAAATATACAACTGCAAGAATAACAATAAATGGTGAAAGATTCGAGATTCTTGTTAAACCTGATCCAGCATTAGAATTTAAACTCGGGAAACAAATTTCTTTATCTCAAATTTTAGCTATTGATGAAATATACTCTGATGCTGGAAAAGGTACTAGAGCTTCAACAGAAAAATTGAAACAATGTTTCGGAACATTAGATACAGCTAAAATAGTTGAAAAAATTCTTAAAGAAGGAGAACTTCAACTTACAACTGAACAAAGAAGAAAACTTATTGAAGAAAAAAGAAAGCAAATAATAGCTTTTATTTCTAGAAATTGCATTGATCCAAGAACTGGGGCACCGCATCCCCCACTTAGAATTGAGCAGGCTTTAACACAAATTAAACCATCTATAGACCCATTTAAATCAGCTGAAGAACAAGCAAAAGATATTATAGAAAAGTTAAAACAGATTTTACCAATTAAAATAGAAAAAATGAAAGTTTCTGTAAAAATTCCTCCAAAATATGCTGCTAAAGCTTATGGCTCAATAAAAAGTTTTGGAAACATTTTAAAGGAAGAATGGCAATCTGACGGTTCATGGTCAGGCGTAATTGAAATGCCAGCAGGTTTATATGGGCCTTTCATAGAGAAAATCGGTAAATTAACTCAAGGAACCGTTCAAGCTAATATAGTTAAATAA
- a CDS encoding 2-amino-3,7-dideoxy-D-threo-hept-6-ulosonate synthase: MNEGGNLLSIGKERRLKRIFLNGKTVIIPMDHGVTSGPIKGLVNMQNIIDKLVNGGANGIVIHKGIAKTVDTKGLGLIIHLSASTKYSLNPNRKVIVCSIEEAIRLGADAVSVHINIGDEKEPEMLEALGEVADKCDYFGVPLLAMMYPRGAKISSEHDFEAVAHAARLGAELGADVIKTNYTGSVETFKKVIEACPVPVVIAGGPKVETTREVLQMVYDSLKAGGAGVSIGRNVFQHEDPVAITKALVAIVHKGASVNEALKILGES; the protein is encoded by the coding sequence ATTAATGAAGGGGGAAATCTTTTGAGTATAGGTAAAGAACGAAGGTTAAAAAGGATTTTTTTAAATGGTAAAACAGTTATAATCCCAATGGATCATGGAGTAACAAGTGGACCTATAAAAGGCTTAGTAAATATGCAAAATATTATAGATAAACTTGTTAATGGAGGAGCTAACGGAATAGTTATTCATAAAGGAATAGCTAAAACAGTTGATACTAAAGGTTTAGGATTAATTATTCATCTTTCAGCAAGCACAAAATACTCTTTAAATCCAAACAGAAAAGTTATAGTTTGCTCTATTGAAGAAGCGATTAGGCTTGGGGCAGACGCTGTATCAGTTCATATAAATATTGGAGATGAAAAAGAGCCTGAAATGCTTGAAGCTTTAGGAGAAGTAGCTGATAAATGCGATTATTTCGGAGTACCTTTATTAGCTATGATGTATCCTAGAGGCGCAAAAATAAGTAGTGAGCATGATTTTGAAGCTGTAGCTCATGCAGCTAGATTAGGCGCTGAATTGGGAGCTGACGTAATTAAAACAAATTATACTGGAAGTGTTGAGACATTTAAAAAGGTTATTGAAGCTTGTCCAGTGCCAGTAGTTATTGCAGGTGGACCAAAAGTTGAAACAACTAGAGAAGTTCTTCAAATGGTTTATGACTCATTAAAAGCTGGTGGAGCTGGAGTATCAATAGGGAGAAATGTTTTCCAACATGAAGATCCAGTAGCCATAACTAAAGCGTTAGTAGCGATAGTTCATAAAGGAGCTTCAGTTAATGAAGCTTTAAAAATTCTCGGTGAATCTTAA
- a CDS encoding exosome complex exonuclease Rrp41, with amino-acid sequence MALVKPAKLIDENGLRVDGRKPNELRPLKLEVGVLDKADGSAYIEQGKNKILVAVYGPREAHPRHMGLPDRAALRCRYHMAPFSTEERRSPAPSRRDIELSKVIREALEPAVISEMYPRTTIDIFIEVLQSDGGTRCAGITGASLALADAGIPMRDLVVACAAGKVDGKIVVDLCDLEDKYGEADLPIALMPAFNALTLIQMDGLLTLNEFYEALNMAREACKIIYEKQKQALKNKYYQIKELIETEGEK; translated from the coding sequence ATGGCTTTAGTAAAACCAGCTAAATTAATTGATGAAAACGGGTTAAGAGTTGATGGAAGAAAACCAAACGAACTTAGGCCATTAAAGCTTGAAGTTGGAGTTTTAGATAAAGCGGATGGTTCAGCTTATATTGAACAAGGTAAAAACAAGATTTTAGTTGCAGTTTATGGTCCTAGAGAAGCCCACCCGAGACATATGGGTTTACCTGATAGAGCAGCTTTAAGATGTAGATATCATATGGCGCCTTTTTCAACTGAAGAAAGAAGATCACCTGCACCATCAAGAAGAGATATAGAGTTATCTAAAGTTATTAGGGAAGCTTTAGAGCCTGCTGTAATATCTGAAATGTATCCTAGAACAACAATAGATATTTTCATAGAGGTTCTTCAATCTGATGGTGGAACTAGATGCGCTGGAATAACAGGTGCAAGTTTAGCTTTAGCTGATGCTGGAATACCTATGAGAGATTTAGTTGTAGCTTGTGCAGCTGGTAAAGTTGATGGTAAAATAGTTGTAGATTTATGTGATTTAGAAGATAAATATGGTGAAGCAGATTTACCTATAGCTTTAATGCCTGCTTTTAACGCTTTAACTTTAATCCAAATGGATGGTTTATTAACTTTAAATGAATTTTATGAAGCTTTAAATATGGCGAGAGAAGCTTGCAAAATAATTTACGAAAAACAAAAACAAGCTTTGAAAAATAAATATTACCAAATAAAAGAGTTAATTGAAACTGAAGGAGAAAAATAA
- a CDS encoding aspartate kinase — MREENKIVVVKFGGSSLASSDRIIKAAHSIIEAAKKGFKPIVVVSAMGKTTDQLLEIAKETIKNGSNFKELLDDILSMGERTSARIFAATLKANGVNAKYFDPMSEDWPIITDESHGNAKPILDECIKRIKQYVYPIITQNVIPVIPGFIGRAFSGEITTIGRGGSDTTAFILAQALNAKEIVLVTDVEGIMTGDPKLVKDPKPLDIIPIQALAGLADSGAKFIHKKALKYKPPNIDAKVISYEAGTIDAKGTVIKGGLTNELSVELYPKPMLMITIVGRGVSEEPEVIKGVIEEIKARGVELVGSSSDYNSLILYLPEEKLDGLLDSIHEIIKEHEKALAMAVKKNLALIQVVGVGLEETPGIIGKISKPLYERNINIYGIFTITSSIKVLVEWNDKDEALTLIKSMLKEED, encoded by the coding sequence ATGAGAGAAGAAAATAAAATTGTTGTGGTGAAGTTTGGTGGAAGCAGTTTAGCATCAAGTGATCGAATAATTAAAGCTGCTCACTCAATAATTGAAGCTGCTAAAAAAGGTTTTAAACCTATTGTTGTTGTTTCAGCTATGGGTAAAACTACTGATCAACTGCTTGAAATAGCTAAAGAAACAATTAAGAATGGAAGTAACTTTAAAGAGTTGCTTGATGATATTCTTTCTATGGGTGAAAGAACAAGCGCTAGAATTTTCGCTGCAACATTAAAAGCTAATGGCGTAAACGCTAAATATTTTGATCCTATGAGTGAAGATTGGCCTATAATAACTGATGAGTCTCATGGAAATGCTAAACCAATTCTTGATGAATGCATTAAAAGAATTAAACAATATGTATATCCAATTATAACTCAAAATGTAATTCCAGTAATTCCAGGGTTTATAGGAAGAGCGTTTTCAGGTGAAATCACAACGATTGGTAGGGGAGGAAGCGACACTACAGCTTTTATTTTAGCTCAAGCATTAAATGCTAAAGAAATAGTTTTAGTAACTGATGTTGAAGGAATAATGACTGGAGATCCTAAACTTGTTAAAGATCCTAAACCTTTAGATATTATACCTATTCAAGCTCTTGCAGGTTTAGCTGATTCAGGAGCTAAATTTATTCATAAAAAAGCTTTAAAATATAAACCTCCCAATATAGATGCTAAAGTTATAAGTTATGAAGCTGGAACAATTGATGCTAAAGGAACAGTAATTAAGGGAGGTTTAACAAATGAGCTTTCTGTTGAACTTTATCCAAAACCAATGTTAATGATAACAATTGTTGGAAGAGGAGTTTCTGAAGAACCTGAAGTGATTAAAGGGGTTATTGAAGAAATAAAAGCTAGAGGTGTAGAGTTAGTTGGATCCTCAAGCGACTACAACTCTTTAATACTTTATTTACCTGAAGAAAAACTTGATGGTCTTTTAGATTCAATTCATGAAATAATTAAAGAGCATGAAAAAGCTTTAGCTATGGCTGTAAAAAAGAATTTAGCTTTAATTCAAGTAGTTGGAGTAGGGCTTGAAGAAACACCTGGAATTATAGGGAAAATCTCTAAACCTCTTTATGAGAGAAATATAAATATTTACGGGATTTTTACAATAACTTCAAGTATTAAAGTTTTAGTTGAATGGAATGATAAAGATGAAGCGTTAACATTAATTAAAAGCATGTTAAAAGAAGAAGATTAA
- a CDS encoding S1 RNA-binding domain-containing protein: MTLFIEKRSIVVPGEVLAEGKYLPGANTYAKNGKIYASKLGLFDFNQDKITVVPFKGVYIPNVNDQVIGKIIDVGLSGWLVDIESPYKALLPISEVQNKKSKIKTELTKILDLGDLILAKVIAFDRTRDPLLSIKEEGLGRIVSGRIVEIPPTKIPRLIGKKGSMINMLKKETECEIYVGQNGVVLISGKNVLNENLAVEAINRIAVEAHTQGLTDRIKEMIKKRREQYGFSKTS; the protein is encoded by the coding sequence TTGACTTTATTTATTGAAAAAAGAAGCATAGTGGTCCCTGGAGAAGTTTTAGCTGAAGGGAAATATCTTCCTGGAGCAAACACTTATGCGAAAAATGGTAAAATTTACGCTTCAAAACTTGGTTTATTTGATTTTAATCAAGATAAAATAACAGTTGTTCCGTTTAAAGGTGTTTATATACCTAATGTAAATGATCAAGTTATAGGTAAAATAATTGATGTTGGGCTTTCAGGCTGGCTTGTAGATATAGAATCACCATATAAAGCTCTTCTCCCAATTTCAGAAGTTCAAAATAAAAAATCTAAAATTAAAACTGAATTAACTAAAATACTGGATTTAGGAGATCTTATATTAGCTAAAGTTATAGCTTTCGATAGAACTAGAGATCCATTATTATCAATTAAAGAGGAAGGTTTAGGAAGAATAGTTTCTGGAAGAATAGTTGAAATTCCTCCAACGAAAATCCCAAGATTAATAGGGAAAAAAGGAAGTATGATAAATATGTTAAAAAAAGAAACTGAATGCGAAATTTATGTTGGACAGAATGGGGTTGTGCTTATTTCAGGAAAAAATGTTTTAAACGAAAATTTAGCGGTTGAAGCTATAAACCGAATAGCAGTTGAAGCGCATACGCAAGGATTAACCGATAGAATTAAAGAAATGATTAAGAAAAGGAGGGAGCAGTATGGCTTTAGTAAAACCAGCTAA
- the psmA gene encoding archaeal proteasome endopeptidase complex subunit alpha produces the protein MFAAPGGYDRAITVFSPDGRLFQVEYASETVKRGATVLGIVTKEGVVLAAEERLTSKLQDPNFGWKIFQIDEHIGAAVAGLSCDAHILVDQARIYAQSNRLLYDEPISVEALTKRIGEIKQLYTQHAGVRPFGLSILFGGVDSKGCRLFWTDPSGAFLAYKAWSIGAGAETTNEILETEYRDDLTLEEGILLALKCMSKVLEGSPDSRKIKVAVIPADTKKFRMLTLEEVDNYLKKLEGKRAAGK, from the coding sequence ATGTTTGCTGCTCCAGGAGGATACGATCGCGCAATAACTGTTTTTTCCCCAGATGGAAGATTATTTCAAGTAGAGTATGCTTCAGAAACAGTTAAGAGAGGTGCTACTGTTTTAGGTATAGTGACTAAAGAAGGAGTTGTTTTAGCTGCTGAAGAAAGATTAACATCTAAGCTTCAAGATCCAAATTTCGGATGGAAAATTTTTCAAATAGATGAACATATAGGAGCTGCAGTAGCTGGTTTAAGTTGTGATGCTCATATTTTAGTTGATCAAGCTAGAATTTACGCTCAAAGCAATAGGCTTTTATACGATGAACCTATAAGCGTAGAAGCTTTAACCAAAAGAATTGGTGAAATAAAACAATTATATACTCAACATGCAGGTGTAAGACCTTTCGGTTTATCAATTTTATTTGGTGGTGTAGACTCTAAAGGATGTAGATTATTCTGGACTGATCCAAGCGGAGCTTTTTTAGCTTATAAAGCTTGGTCTATTGGAGCTGGTGCTGAAACAACAAATGAAATTTTAGAAACTGAATATAGAGATGATTTAACACTGGAAGAAGGAATTCTTTTAGCCTTAAAATGTATGAGTAAAGTTTTAGAAGGAAGCCCTGACAGTAGAAAAATTAAAGTTGCTGTAATTCCAGCTGATACTAAAAAATTCAGAATGCTAACTTTGGAAGAGGTTGATAATTACTTAAAGAAGCTTGAAGGGAAAAGGGCTGCTGGTAAATGA
- a CDS encoding CPBP family intramembrane metalloprotease, protein MKTQIKTSPIHIFWITLIQCLLAGITINAVAGFGEELGWRSFLLKELAYTGFWKSSIIIGFIWGVWHALLVIQGHTYPQHPIEGLFMVIIFCILFSPIFNYIRLKSKSVITTVIMHGSLNGTAGLPLLIIKGGRFNCWSHWSSWFNHFINNQLHYISF, encoded by the coding sequence ATGAAAACTCAAATAAAAACTTCTCCAATTCATATTTTTTGGATTACATTAATTCAATGTTTACTTGCTGGAATCACAATAAATGCTGTTGCAGGTTTTGGTGAAGAATTAGGTTGGCGAAGCTTCCTATTAAAAGAACTTGCTTATACAGGCTTCTGGAAATCATCAATTATTATAGGTTTTATTTGGGGTGTATGGCATGCCCTTTTAGTTATTCAAGGCCATACCTATCCTCAACACCCAATAGAAGGTTTATTTATGGTGATTATTTTTTGCATTCTTTTCTCACCTATATTCAATTATATAAGATTAAAATCGAAATCTGTTATTACAACAGTTATTATGCACGGTTCACTTAATGGTACTGCTGGATTACCACTTTTAATAATTAAAGGGGGAAGATTTAACTGTTGGAGTCACTGGAGCAGCTGGTTTAATCACTTTATTAATAATCAACTTCACTATATTAGTTTTTAA
- a CDS encoding aminotransferase class III-fold pyridoxal phosphate-dependent enzyme, translating into MNRKYPKIVSFPPGIKALAEIAKDEKVVSPSVFRRYPMVVDSGEDCIIKDVDGNEYIDFNSGMLSLTIGHSHPKVVKAIKDQAEKLIHYPYSSFYCPIVTSLAEELAKLTPWKEPKKVFFCSSNSDAVEASIRISEWYTRKHDFIAFLGSFHGVTTGSLSLTSSNQMKKKHFKQSINVTFIPYPYCYRCLFKSSFPECDYLCLSIIKEFIEKNSLGENAAAFFIKPIQIESGCVIPPQGYFEKLKKTLELYDILLVDDETRLSFGRTGAWFSITHWKIEPDIILLGSSMASGMPLSAVITKEDLMDWDPNSYLTFSGGNLIACAAALTTIKLIKEEHLFENALRQGNIILKRLREEQEKYEMIGEIRGKGLLIGVELVKDKEEKIPAEFEAEEIEKKLWRRGVALTVCGKSTLMFAPPITINEDLINAALEIIETVFKEVLK; encoded by the coding sequence TTGAATAGAAAATATCCAAAAATCGTTTCTTTTCCACCAGGAATTAAAGCTCTTGCTGAAATAGCTAAAGATGAAAAAGTTGTTTCACCTTCAGTTTTTAGACGTTACCCAATGGTTGTTGATTCTGGTGAAGACTGTATAATAAAGGATGTTGATGGAAATGAATATATCGATTTTAATTCTGGAATGCTTTCTTTAACAATTGGGCATTCTCACCCTAAAGTTGTTAAAGCTATTAAAGATCAAGCTGAAAAATTAATTCATTATCCATACTCAAGCTTTTATTGTCCAATTGTAACAAGTTTAGCGGAGGAGTTAGCTAAGCTTACTCCATGGAAAGAACCTAAAAAAGTATTTTTCTGTAGTAGCAATTCAGATGCTGTTGAAGCTTCAATAAGAATAAGTGAATGGTACACTAGAAAACATGACTTTATAGCTTTTTTAGGTTCTTTCCATGGCGTTACAACTGGAAGCTTAAGTTTAACAAGCTCAAATCAAATGAAAAAAAAGCATTTTAAACAATCTATTAATGTAACGTTTATTCCTTATCCTTACTGTTATAGATGTTTATTTAAATCTTCTTTTCCAGAATGTGATTATTTATGTTTATCAATAATTAAAGAGTTTATTGAAAAAAATAGTTTAGGAGAAAATGCAGCAGCTTTTTTTATTAAGCCAATTCAAATAGAATCAGGTTGTGTAATACCTCCTCAAGGATATTTTGAGAAACTTAAAAAAACTCTTGAACTTTATGATATTCTATTAGTTGATGATGAAACAAGACTGAGTTTTGGTAGAACAGGCGCCTGGTTTTCTATAACTCACTGGAAAATTGAACCTGATATTATTTTACTTGGTTCTTCTATGGCTTCTGGAATGCCTTTAAGCGCTGTTATAACAAAAGAAGATTTAATGGATTGGGATCCTAACTCTTATTTAACATTTAGTGGCGGTAATTTAATAGCTTGCGCAGCTGCATTAACAACAATAAAACTAATTAAAGAGGAGCATTTATTTGAAAACGCTCTTCGACAAGGCAATATTATTCTTAAAAGACTTAGAGAGGAGCAAGAGAAATATGAAATGATAGGGGAAATCCGAGGTAAAGGATTATTAATTGGTGTTGAACTTGTTAAAGATAAAGAAGAAAAGATTCCAGCTGAATTTGAAGCAGAAGAAATTGAGAAAAAACTTTGGAGAAGAGGAGTAGCCTTAACCGTTTGCGGTAAATCAACTTTAATGTTTGCTCCCCCAATCACAATTAATGAAGATTTAATTAATGCAGCTTTAGAAATTATTGAAACTGTTTTTAAAGAAGTTTTAAAGTAA